The sequence GGCGCTGTTGATCCACTGCGAGGCGATCTCGCGGTGGGAGTCCGGCTGCTTGTCGGTAGGCGTCGTCGTTGATTCGCCCGCTTTCCCGGAGTTGTTCGATTCTGGCGTGGAGCCGTTGTTCGATGTGTTCATAAGTACCTTCCGATTTAAGAACATTGATATTTTCGAAGCCCTGCAGGTTGACTGGCTTCGAGCGATCGCGGACGTCGACTATGTCCAGCAGGACGTTATCGCCAAAGTATGCGCCAAGTTGTTCCAGCGATTGCGGCAGACCGCCCTGAATCTTTGCGATTGTCGCGATGCTGGATCCGCGTCCTTCCTCGTAGAACCGCCGTAGCGTATTGTCGAGGGCGTTTTCTGAACGCGCATGTACAACGATGATATGCGCCCGGAACCCGGCGTCGATCGCCTGCTGGATCTTGTCGACGCTCGTTGCGAAGGTCGACATCTGTCCCTCGAAGACCATGTGCGCGTCGCGTGGCAACGAATTTTCCTTCAGCACCATGGACGTCTTGCCGGCGCCAGGCGATCCTGTCAGAAAATACACCGTATCCCGACCTGACTCCCGCTTGCCCTGGAGATTCTGCGCAAACAGGGCTGACGAAAGCACCGCCGCAGAATTGTGCACCGGGTTGTTGTACCTGTTGCGCGATTCGCGAGACGCACTGAACTCCGCAAACGTTTCCTTGAACAGATCCGCAGCGACGTAACGTCCATCAAATGAACGCGCGTCGTCGCGATACGCCAGGAGAAACTTCTCCGGGTCGGCCGTCGCCGCCTCGATTGCTCGTTCCTGCACGAGCCGCCTATCAGGTTCATCGAAATTTACATACCGAATATTTTCAAGCTGCATAGGCACACTCCGGTCCTTTACGCCAATTTGGGCTGGACTTCTTGGATACCGCGGTTATGGGAAGAGCAGGGCAATGTGGTCCGACTTCTCCGACTCGCACGCGCCTCCTGACGCGCGACGCGCCGTACTTCCGTGTGTCGTTGCAATCAATGCCATATCTGCCGGAAGCTCATGCTCGTTCAACGGCGAAATTGTAGTCGAGGTGCTGAAAATAACCTTAAAACAATGCGTATTGAGTAGCCAAAAGTCCCTATTCATCGCAATACAGCCGTCGCACATTTCTCAACGATGCTTACCAATATTCCGGTTGCTGAAGTACAACGTTAGATAATGCAAGTCATTGAAAAATAAATTATACTCACTACCGCGCATGATACAAGTTAAGAACGTTAGCGCGGCCTATACGGGGGCACAATGACTAAAGACCAAAAGCTTCAAGCGATTTTCGGGAACCGCACGCCTATTCTTCTCATGGCTGTCGCGGTACTTCAGGTGCTCGACTGGCACAGCACACTCACAGCTCCTCGCGGGCGATTTGAGACCAACAAACTACTCAACTGGCTAGGCCAGTGGGCGAGCTTTGCTGTCGTCGTTTCGGCCATCAAGATCTGCTTCATCGTCGCGCTTCTAGTGGGTTTCATCTACTGGCGCAAGCACAAGGGCCTCTACGAGACCGAGTTCACCGCATGCCTGTGTGTGGCTGCGCTGGTCTATGGAGCGGTCGTGTTCAACAACTATTTTTCATAACATCAATATTGATGTTTTGATGCTGCCGTGTGTATCATCAAGCACGGCTGACTCGTTCGGCCCAACCCCTCTTGCCGCCGTGAAGGAGAAACGGCCGGCATGCTTGCCCGCTTCGGTATCATTTGGGGATTAATTGATCTGGAGCGAATAATGAACGATGTAATTGTTGAGTTGGACCTGAAGCAGGCCGCTGCAGCCGGGACGATCAAGGATTTTGTAATTCAGGAAGTCGAGAGCGGGTACGTCCTGCTCACGATTTTTGCCCGTTCGAAGACCGAACACATTCTGTACACCCAGCGCAAGATCGCACGCACATGGGCCAACGTGGGATCGGTCATCGAATTCATCTTGCAGTACAAACCCGAGCTACCTGAGGTGACCGTTCGCCTCATGAAGCGCTCTCATCGAAGATAGAGGTTTTATGCGTTTGTTTTGGAAAGTTTCCGCAGCGGTAATCTGCGCCGGTTATACGCTCATGGCCCACGCGGGCTTCTCGGAAGATCTGGTTAAGCGCTTCCCGGCTGCACAGGGGGCAAAGATCGAGAAGGCGTTTCCCGGCTTTTACTCGGTCGTCAAGGGCAACGAGATTTTCTTCGTCCGCGACGACCTGTCGATCCTGATTTCCGGCAACGTCATCGACCTCAAGAAGAATGTGTCGCTGACGTCCGCAATCGAGGAAGCGAACCGGCCGAAAATCGACGTATCCCAACTGGACCTGAAGGACGCGATCAAGTTCGGCAGTGGTTCACGTCGGCTGTATGTATTCTCAGATCCGGACTGCCCGTACTGCCGGTCCCTAGAAGGCAGCCTGACCAAGCTGACCGATGTAACCATCTACATTTTCCCGTTCCCGCTCGCGCAATTGCACCCGAACGCGCCGGGCGTGGCGGAAGCGATCTGGTGTCAGGCCGATCGCGTCCAGGCATGGCACGATTATCAGAACATCGCTCAAGTGGTCCCGGCAAACGCGCTAATGCCTGCTTGGCACAACTACCTCCATCAACACAAGCAGCCCGATCAGCCTCTATGCGATAACCCGATTGCGCGAAACCTTGCCGTTGGGGAAAAGTGGCAGATCGCCGGCACGCCAGCGCTGATCTTTGAAGACGGCACCCTGATCCCCGGCGCTGCTCCGGCCGAGCGGATTCAAGCCCAGCTCGCCAAGTCGCATGCGAACCTTTCGACGGCATCGAAATGAAAGCACTGACCAACCGACTCCTTTCGCGGCTGGCCGTGCGTGGCCAGCACACCGTTCTTCACGCGGGGGTAATCACGCTGGTCGCGACGGCGATCTTCATGATGTACACCGCGGGTGAAATGGGCCCAATGGGACCGCTGATCATTGCGCTGTCTTTCTACGTTGTCTTCGCCGCCGTCATGATCGAAGTGATCCTTGGCGCGTTCGCACTCTCAAGAAAGCTCGCGCAGGCTGGCCTGCGCCGGTTCTCCTGAAAAGACGTAGACGACGTGATGTTGCGCTTCCTTCTATATCCCTTAGTAGCACTAATCGCATGTAATGCGGCGCAGGCGGGTACGGATGAGTGCTTCGCCCATGCAGCGCAGCGCCGCAACATCAATGTGAATTTGCTGCGGGCGATCGGCAAGGTCGAGTCGAACTACAGACCGTATGTGACCAACGCCGACACCAACGCGATTGGGGTGATGCAGATCATGCCATTCCACCTGAACTGGTTAAAGAAGTACGGCATCTACGAACGCGATCTCTTTGACGCCTGTACCAATATCAACGTGGGCGCGTTCCTGCTGGCCGACTTCATCCGTATGTACGGCGATACCTGGCGTGCGGTCGGCGCATATGGCGCCGGTATCAAACCAGACAAGGAGCAGGCGCGGATCAAGTACGCCCGCCTGGTGCAGGCGACGTACGAGCGGATTACACAGAAGCCCTCGACCAGTCCGGTTCCGGCGCACTCGAGCCGCACGGCCGACCCCGTGCAACCCGAAAGACCAACTTTGGTGGTGCAGCAATGAAACAGATACTTCCGATAACACTGCTGCTCTTGACGGCGACTGCTGCGAATCTGTCTTGCGCGGAGGATCTTGGAGTCAAGGCTCAGACATACGCGCTGGATCGCGATGCAGGCGAGCAGATCAAGGATGTCATGCGCAAAAAGCAGGCGAGCGGGGAGCTTGACCAGTTCTGGAAGAACTACCGCGACCGCACGATCGCGTCGATCAAGAACCCGCCATCGCTTGGCATCCGAAGCGACTACACGGCGCGAACGGAGCTGCGCGAACTGCGGTTCGTCGTCCCGTCCGATTACAAAGACCAGGATGGACGGGTCATCGTGAAGCGGGGGACGGTGATCGAACCGCTCAAGATCATGCCGCTGACCAGCGGCCTTCTCTTCATTGACGGAAACGACCCGCAACAGGTTGCGTACGCCGTCAGGCGCAGCCAGAACGAACCGCTGAAGATCGTGCTCACAGCGGGGTCCCCGTACCTCATGCGGATCAAGTACCGCAATGTGCCGTGGCATGGCGGCATGGGCGTGCCGTTCTACTTTGACCAGCGAAAGATGATCATCAGCAGCCTTTCAAAGCTCTATGGCGTCGAGATCAACAGCGTGCCAGCCGCGCTCGTTCAGCAGGGCGACAAGCTCGCAATCCAGTTCGGTATGGGAGTCTCAAATTGAAATATCTTGTCCGTCTCTGGTTTGCCCTCGTTATTGGGTTTGGAATCTCTGGTGGCGCTCAGGCCCAGCAGATCTGCAACGGCAGCTTTCCGAATCTGATCAGCGATATCTGCTACGACTGCATTTTCCCAATCTCTATCGTGGGCGGCCTTCTGAACCTCGGTGTCTCCGGTGACGACTACGACACGGGGGTAAGCAGTTCGCCGGTCTGCATCTGCGCGAATAACCTCGCGATCGGAACGCCTGTGTCATTTTGGGAGCCGCGCTACATGGTCGACACAACCAACAAGCCCGGTTGCATGCCGCTGCTGGGGGGAATTGACATCAACACACCCTACAACGCCGCGGAATACGGGACCGAGAACACAACCACTGCGCCCATCGGCGGCAAGCGAAAGTCGGCCTTCATGCAGGTCAATGAGTACATCAATCCCGTCATGTCGGCTATCGGCGTGGTGGTCAACAATCCGTGCCTGGACAACCGGTCGTTTGATGTCCCCTTTCTTAGCTGGGCGGACCCGACCTGGAACGACGACTCGCTGTCGCTCATGCTCACACCCTACGCCTATCCATTCGCCGGCGTCCCCAGCATCGCAGCCGAATTGCCGGATGCGATCTCGGCGACCTTCGGCTTTCCGATGCAGATCCTCTTTTGGGTGGCGGGCGCATGGGGGCCCATGTACCCCCTGGACGGCAACGTTGCGGTGGCGAACACACCGGAACAGGTTTCTCACCTGATGATCGCGCGGATCTTCGCAAAGCTGCACGCCGCAGGCGCCCAGCAGAGTTCAGCGGGGCAGGATGCACTCGACTCGTGTGGCGCACTCGGCGTACCGCAGCTGGTGATGGATAAACGCCAGTACAAGACCAACCGCACGTTCCCGTTCCCGGACAACATGTGCACGCCGATCGGCCGACCGCTTGCATTTCAGGAAGTCGGCGCCACCCGTCCGCAGGACAAGGACTATGGCTATTTCGTGTTTCAGCGCAAGGATTGCTGCGCAACGATGTCGCTCGCCCAGTAAAGGACAGGCAATGAAAAAGATTCTCGCTTTGCTCACCCTTGCGGCCGCGTGCACCAGCGCGCGCGCCGACGGGACGCTGCTTCAGACAATGACGGCCAGGTGGAACACCTTCATCTTCGTGTCGACACAGATGCCCCGGCAGTCGCTGATCGAGCTTGCCCGGGAGGCAAGCATGGCGCACGCGGTGATTGTGTTGACAGGCTTTGGCGGCCCCGGTGAAACCTTGACCTCGACGCAGGCATTCGCAGCGGAAATCAACAACGTCTGCTGCCAGAAGCAGCCGGCGCGCTGGCTCATCGATCCCGTCCTGACCAAGCGCTACCACGTCACGGCGGCCCCCACTTTCGTGGTCGGCCATGGCAGCAGCGACAACCCGGGCGAATACTCGAAAGTGTCTGGCGATATGAGCCTTTCGCAAGCGCTGAAGTTCTTCGCGCAGGACTCGAAACTGGTCTCAGCAAGCGACTTCGCCAAGCGGGTCTACTACTCCGCTTACGGCGACAAATATTAATTGTGGTCAGTTCGTCTAGTGATTAAAATAAAGGTATGAACAAACGCCAATTACTCATCTGGATCTGTGCCGCGATGCCCGCAAGTGTTGCTGCGGCGCTGCCGAATGACGCGGTCACCTATATCGAACACGGCCCCTATGGTGCCGGTGCCGCAACGCTGCAACCCGCAAACGGCGGTTTATACGTCTACTCGACCAACCCCTCGGTCGACGGTCGCGGCAACGTGCGCTACATGATCGGCAAGCCGCCTCGTCAGAACTACGATCTCTTTAGCGCGAAGGAAGAGGAGGCCCTGTATCAGATGCGGGCCGATCAGATCTCGGCGATCGAGTCTGCACGTACCCGCGCACGGATGAAGCGCACGCGCTTTCATGCGCAGCCGAAATTGAACTGGCCGAAAGTCGTGGTGGTCGGTGACAGGACCTGCGTGCCCCAGCTCAAGTTTGCGGAGGCATCTGACTGGAAAGAACATCTCGTCTGCTGGAACGCGGGAGCCGCCCATGTCGAATAATTCATTCCGAATTCCGAAGCACGGCGGATCCGAAAGCGCTTTCCTCGGTGTCGAATTCAAGGATACGTACATCCTGATCGTCAGCGTCTTCGTCGCGCTGATCGCCGGAAAGGTGTGGGGCACTGGGGCATATCTAGGCATTCCTTTCGTCGGCTACCACGCGAACCGCAAATATCTCGAATGGCGCAGCACGCGGCTTCCCGGTTTCGTAACCGTGTGGCTGTTCAGGTTCGGACTGGCGAAGTACTCGAATGGCTTCCAGTCGCAGCGCACAGTGTTCGTTGGAGACGCGAAGGTCATCAACCCCGGCTCTAAACGGCTCCTCAATCGCATTCTCCCTGACGGGGAGTAACAGGAAAGCGCTATGGATCTTCCAAACCGCAACAAATCGGTTGCTGAATTAAATAAAAGAAACGGCCTGCTCAGCATTGGCGTCGCGTGCATCGGCGTCGCGATGTTGATCCTCGCGATCAAGGTCTTCTTTACCAACGTTGTTGTCGTAAATCGGGTTCCGGGCATGCCCGATGGCGCGAAGATTGAGAAGAACGGGATGGACACGGGCGCGAAGCGGGCTATCGCGTACGCAGTAACAAATGCCCTCGCGTCGGTCAATCCCAGCAACGGCGAAAGCACGAAGCAGTTCGTACAGCCCTTTCTGTCAGCCGCCGCATACACGAAGGTCAGCCAGGCAATTGATGCCAAGGTTGCAATGCTGAGCGCGCAGCACGAGCTAGGCAGCTACTACTTCGTGCTGCGTGGTTTCGACCAGGACGAAAAGCTTGGGCGGGTATTCGTTAGAGGCGACCTGCATACGGTGAACGCAGCGAAAGACACCGCCGAGCCGTATGTTTTCGACTTCCCGGTTCACTTCGAGAACTACCAGATGATTCTTGACGATGTCGCTTCGTACCCGGGTGACAAGGTCCATAACTCCCAGTGGATTCAGGCTCAAACGAAAAAATGATGCAACCAACGAACCGCTATCTGGCCGCGCTGCTCTTTGCGTCGATGGGCCTCTCTGTATCCGGACCCGCTCGCGCCGACGGTGCGCCCGCAGCTGTGGACTTTGCCCAGCCTGCTCCTGCCACGGCTGCGACGCAGCCGGCGGTCGGTAAGCGCAAGCCCACGCACACCGCGCAAAAGAAGGCGCGGGATCCGCTCGTCGTCGACCCGTCGATCGCTGTGAAGGCGACGGCCCCGAAAGAAATCAATCTCCCGGGCGTGCTGACGGTCCCGGGCGAAAGCCTTGACGTCATCGACCCGACCAAGGCGCAGAAGGTTAGCTGGACAAATGGTGGCTCCAAGACCGTGTACATGAGCGTCAACGAGCCGAATCGCATCCAGTTGCCCTTCAAGAACCCCTACATCGTGCAGACCAGCGACATCAAGGTAGAACGTCGCCCGGTCAGTAACAACATTTACGTCTACTGGCCCGCTTTGCCTGCTCAGCCGCGGCAGCTCTTTATCGAGCCGCCCGGTGGTGGTCCGGCGCTGGGGCTCGAACTTGTCCCGAAAGACATTCCGGCGCAAACGGTACTCGTCACGGACGATACGGGCATTGTGTCCGGTCGCCAGAAGCCGAAAGCCGATAGCAGCGACTACATCAGCCATGTGCAGGACGTCATGGAAACGGTCGCTCGCGGTCGCGCTCCCGACGGTTACTCGCAGGTCGACGTGGCGTTGCCGCCGATCGTCATGGATGGGCTGACCCTCACCGTCGACTCCCGTTACAGCGATCGGGACGGCGATATCTACGTCTACACGGTTCGCAATCCGGGACAACAACGCGCGCTGCTGCGCGAACAGGAGTTCGACGGCGCGAACGTACTTGCTGTTTCGATCTTCCCGAAGCCGCTCCTCCTGCCGGGTGAAAAAACGAAAGTCATTGTGCTTGCCCGCAAGCGTGAGGAACAGTAAGCATGGAAATGCCATCTTTCATTGAGCAGAAAAAGCAGGAATGGCTGGACATGGAGCCCAAGTTCCGCAATCTGATCATCGCAGTTGCAGGGCTCGGAACAGCGTTCATTGGCTATCAGCACTTCACACGCCAAGCTCCGGCGCCAAGCGCAACTGCAGCATTGCCCACGCAATCCATCCCCGCCGCTGCGCCTGGTGCTCCTGCGCCGCAGCAGCCGACGTTCGCGGGGCAGGTGAACGGCGTACTGCCGACGTCCCCGCGCAACCAGGGGCTCGAAGACTTGGCTGCCAAAATCGACACAATGCAGGGACAGCTCAATGCGTTGAAGAACGGCCAGCCCACGACGGGTGGAACTCAGATGGGCAATGTGCGCGTCGGCAACCTGCCCACGAGCCCGGCCGCACCTATGGCTGCAAGCGGTGCGCCGGACGCCACCAATGCGCTGGGCAAGGATCTCCCTGCGGCCGTCAGTTTCGATCAGCCCGGCTCACGCTCTGCGACGACTGCAGCTGCCGCGCCGGACGGGCAGACGCCGGCCGCAGCATCGCTCGACGAGCCCCCCCTGCCTGTTGCTCCTGCACGGCCCGTCATGGTTGCCGACCCGGTCGAAAAGGTTGCGGCCGACGACGCAAATAAAAAGCCAGATCTCGTTCTGCCGATGTACACGGGCATCGAGGCGGTGATGTTGTCTGGCATCAACGCGCGCCCGAGTGGATCAAGCGGGGGCGCAGCGGGTAGCGTCACTTCGGCGATCGACGTAGGCGCACCGTTCGTGTCCCGCGTGAAGGGTGTCGCGATCATGCCGAATTCCTGGAAAGCGTCCGATCTCGCGAACTGCTTTATCGGCGGCGCTGCCACGGCAGTGCTCAGTGCCGAACGCGCCTACGGCATTGCCGACCACATCAGCTGCATTTTCAAGAACGGCGACGTCTACGAAGCCCCGATGAAGGCCTATGCGCTAGACGTTGACGGCACGCTTGGGCTGGCAGGGAAGGTCGTGAACAAGCAGGGCGCAATGCTGATGCAGGCTGCGCTGACCGGCATGGCGGCAGGCCTCGGCTCCGCACTCGCTCCAACCGCGGTTCCTTCGTACAACACGAACGTTGGTAACGGCCAGCAGCAGAGTTTCACCATCCCCAACCCGGGGTATCTCGCTGGTACGGCTGTAGGCCAAGGTATCAACCACGCGGCCACGGAGCTTTCGCAGTTTTATCTGAACTTCGCCAAGGAGACGTTCCCCGTCGTCGAAGTCACTGCCGGTACCCGCGTGACTTGGATTCTCAAGGAAAGCCTCGTTTTGAAGAAGCGAACCGCCAAGAAGGATGTTGACCAATGAAGCAGACCCGTTTCCCCACTATCCTCGCGACCGGCGCGGCGGTCACCCTCGCAATTGCTCTCACGGGGTGTTCGAGTGCATTTAACCCGATCGGCTCGAACACCTATGACTGCAACCGGAAACAGGATCCGACCAGCATCTACTGCCACAGCTTCAAGGCGGTGGAAGCCTCGACTAACGGCGAGCTGCCGGATAGTCGCTTTGACCGCGAACTGAAGTTCAGCCAGTACGACAAGGCGACCGAAATCGCGCCTGTTGGCGATGGCTCGCAAGCGTCGCTCAAGTCTGGATCTGGCGAGGCGGTCGTGACCAGCGCTGGCGGCCTGCCTCATCTAGGCGGGCTCGCATCGCCTCCGCAGGATGGAATGCCGGTACGTGAGGGGCCGGTCGTCCAGCGTACATGGATCAAGCACTTCGTCGACGCCAACGACATGATGACCGGCGACACCACCGTATACAAGGAAATCGTCCCTACCCGCTGGGCCGGATTCGACGGCGGCGATCCCGCCGGCACCCAGCAGGGGGTGTATCCCCATAGATCTGTTGAGACGAAGGTTTCCGCTGCACCTAAGGCGGAAACCGACGTGTCGCAGCGCACAGATTTCATCCAGCCGGGCAGCATGACGTCCGCTAATGAAAGTAGCCCAGGCAGCTCAATGCCGAATTCAATGCCACAGTAAATGACGAGGAAACCAATGAAACAACAAGCCGCAGTAAGCCAGCTGAACACCCCCGCACGCTCTTTCCGTGCGGTCGCGGTCATGGTACTCACCATGGGCGCGATGCTCATTTCCGTCGGTGCGCTTAACGGCGGCACAGCACTCGCTGCGAGCGCCTGGGACACGTTCGTGTCGACGATCCAGACCATGCTGGGCAGCACTCTTGTGATGGGCCTGGTGCTGCTCTCGCTGATCGTCACGATCTGGCAACTCGCACATGGTCAGGGCTACCGAAACCTCACGGTCGTGCTCGGCATTCTGGCGACCGCGTTGATCGGCCCGTCGCTCGTGCAAACCGTGGCAACGGCAACGGGTGTTCAGGGCGCCGAAAGCTCCGTGCAAATGAGCGTCGACATCTCGAAGTAACCCCTCCACTTTCGCATGCGAAAGGTATAACGCGCGGCGTGCCCCGTTGGGGTACGCCGCGTTCCGCTGACGCCGAGAGAGATCCATCTTGACTGCTACAACCCAAAAGCTCAAAAGACGTCCGGCCAGTGACGTTATCAATCTGGAAACCTATACCTCCGATTCCAACCTTGTCATCAGCAAGGCCGACTCGGAGAAGCCATACGTCGGCGCGGTCTACCGGATGAGCCCTCTCGCCGGCGGTGGTGGAGAGTTCAGCACCGTTGTACAGAATGTTTTCAAGGCCGTACCGGACGACTCCGTAATTCAGGTCAGCCTGATCGTCCATCCTGACCATAAGGCACCCGAGACTTTCGCCAAGGGCAAGGTGCACGGCGGTCACGTTGTACAGGATCTGGTGAAGCGGCAGAAGAAATTGCTCGAGTCCGCACTGACGATCGGTGCGTTAAGCGACATGCCGATTCTCAACTCGCGCACGGTTGTGATCTCCCTCGCGGTCCCGAGCCGAAAGGTCGACGACAATGCGGTTGAGAACGGAGAGCACCTGCAGAATGAATTCCTCGCCAATCTGAAAGATTGCGGCTTTGACGACGTGCAGCGATTGAGCCCGAATCAGCTCGTCGGTGTCTACCGTCAGTTCGCGGGCATCTTCGAAGCCCACAACGACGTCGAGCTGGATCAGATGGTCGATCTCAAACATCAGATCTTCGGTCCCGACGAAGATTTCGACTTTCGCGATTCGCGCGTAGGCATCTTCAATGAGCGGACCTATTGCACCGTCGTCACCGCGAAGTCGTATCCGGAGAATCCCTTCCACGGGATCATGAACCTCGTCAGTGGCGCCCCTTTCAACAAGGGACCGACACGCGAAGGCGGCGGCCAACGGATCGATACGCCGTATATCCTGACGACCACCGTCCGAGTTGCGAACCAGCGTAGGGAATGGACCCGTATCGACAGCGCGATCAAGTCGCGCTCCGTCGCTCAGAATTTCCCGGTGAAACTGGGTGTCGAGGATCCCGCTGCAAAGCTCAAGGATCTTCTTGAACTGAAAAAGCAGGCGAATGAGGACGGCAACAAGTTCGTCTACGCGTCTACCAATGTCTTCCTGTTTGGCCGAAAGCGAGAGGAGGTGATCCGCGCGGCAGCGACCGTCAAAGGCACGCTCGATAAGCTCGGTTTCGACGCCCGCCAGGTTCTCGGAACCGGTCTTGTGCGTTGGGCGCAGGCGCTGCCGCTGAATTTCTCGTCAACGATAGCCAACAAGCTGGACGGCGAAGCCGTCATGGCGGCATCCGAGGTCGGGTGCCTCCTGCCTGTATATGGTGACTTCCTCGGCAACGTTAGCGGCCGCTTTGCGCTAACCGGCGCCGCTTACATCACGCGCCGAGGAAGCGCCCATTACTTTGACCCGTTCATCAGCAACTCCAATTACTGCGGCGTGCTCGTGGCGAAATCCGGTGCAGGCAAGTCGTTCAATCTGCAGTACATGATTGAGTGCGATCTTGCTGAGGGTACTAACGTTGTGCTGTTCGATAACGGCCGCAGCTCGAAGAAATTCTGTTACGCCGTGGGCGGCGAATTCAATGAGTTTGGCGGCAAGGCCGGGTTCCGCCCTTCGCTGAATCCGTTTACCGGCCTCTCCGACGACGAATTCGACGAACAGCAGGAAACGATCACAGCGTTGCTTGTCATGATGGCGTACGACAACGAGCCGCAGGATCCGGCCGCCCGGATCGCAGTGAACGAGGCGGTCAAGGCAGCATGGGGCAAAAAAGGCCATGAAGCGGAAATCTCGACGGTCATTGACTGTCTCGGGAATATCGTTGAGTCGGCCCTCGAGAACAAGATTCCGAATCAGGTCGTCACAGCTGCATCGAACCTCATCCCCCGACTCCGTGCCTTCGTCGAGTCGCCAACGCGCGGCGTGTATTTCCGCGGTCCGAGCACGCTTAACCCGACGAAGCAGCTCACCGTGTTCGAACTCGCGAGCCTCGGCGACGACGAGCATCTGAAGCGCTGTGTGCTGTTCTGCTGCCTGAACGTCCTGATGACCCGCATCAAGAACGTGCGCGGCCGCAAGCGCATTTATGTCGACGAGGCGCAAGACCTTATCAAGGTGCCGTCAGCCGCTGATGCCATGGAAGGTCTTTATCTCAAGGGACGTAAGGAGATGCTGGCCGTCTGGATCATCGTGCAGTCGCTGCTCAAGGTATCGAGCTTCCCGGCCGGCGCCGTGATTCTTCGACAGTCTGCCTGGAAGGTCATCATGGCTCAGGAAGCTGAAGAGATCGACGCAGTAATCGAGAAGAAGGTGATGACGGCGTTCGGCGACGATCCGTACTTTGATCGCCTGTT comes from Paraburkholderia dioscoreae and encodes:
- a CDS encoding TraB/VirB10 family protein, with amino-acid sequence MEMPSFIEQKKQEWLDMEPKFRNLIIAVAGLGTAFIGYQHFTRQAPAPSATAALPTQSIPAAAPGAPAPQQPTFAGQVNGVLPTSPRNQGLEDLAAKIDTMQGQLNALKNGQPTTGGTQMGNVRVGNLPTSPAAPMAASGAPDATNALGKDLPAAVSFDQPGSRSATTAAAAPDGQTPAAASLDEPPLPVAPARPVMVADPVEKVAADDANKKPDLVLPMYTGIEAVMLSGINARPSGSSGGAAGSVTSAIDVGAPFVSRVKGVAIMPNSWKASDLANCFIGGAATAVLSAERAYGIADHISCIFKNGDVYEAPMKAYALDVDGTLGLAGKVVNKQGAMLMQAALTGMAAGLGSALAPTAVPSYNTNVGNGQQQSFTIPNPGYLAGTAVGQGINHAATELSQFYLNFAKETFPVVEVTAGTRVTWILKESLVLKKRTAKKDVDQ
- a CDS encoding TraC family protein, which produces MTATTQKLKRRPASDVINLETYTSDSNLVISKADSEKPYVGAVYRMSPLAGGGGEFSTVVQNVFKAVPDDSVIQVSLIVHPDHKAPETFAKGKVHGGHVVQDLVKRQKKLLESALTIGALSDMPILNSRTVVISLAVPSRKVDDNAVENGEHLQNEFLANLKDCGFDDVQRLSPNQLVGVYRQFAGIFEAHNDVELDQMVDLKHQIFGPDEDFDFRDSRVGIFNERTYCTVVTAKSYPENPFHGIMNLVSGAPFNKGPTREGGGQRIDTPYILTTTVRVANQRREWTRIDSAIKSRSVAQNFPVKLGVEDPAAKLKDLLELKKQANEDGNKFVYASTNVFLFGRKREEVIRAAATVKGTLDKLGFDARQVLGTGLVRWAQALPLNFSSTIANKLDGEAVMAASEVGCLLPVYGDFLGNVSGRFALTGAAYITRRGSAHYFDPFISNSNYCGVLVAKSGAGKSFNLQYMIECDLAEGTNVVLFDNGRSSKKFCYAVGGEFNEFGGKAGFRPSLNPFTGLSDDEFDEQQETITALLVMMAYDNEPQDPAARIAVNEAVKAAWGKKGHEAEISTVIDCLGNIVESALENKIPNQVVTAASNLIPRLRAFVESPTRGVYFRGPSTLNPTKQLTVFELASLGDDEHLKRCVLFCCLNVLMTRIKNVRGRKRIYVDEAQDLIKVPSAADAMEGLYLKGRKEMLAVWIIVQSLLKVSSFPAGAVILRQSAWKVIMAQEAEEIDAVIEKKVMTAFGDDPYFDRLLRSVESKKGFWSEMLIMGEKTYEVSRLYVDKFTGTLFSSEGDDKDVVFKLMEDGMDVLDAVARVMGDTKARRTEWMKKFLKVCTDHDGLTPKEIINELRELM
- a CDS encoding TraV family lipoprotein, with protein sequence MKQTRFPTILATGAAVTLAIALTGCSSAFNPIGSNTYDCNRKQDPTSIYCHSFKAVEASTNGELPDSRFDRELKFSQYDKATEIAPVGDGSQASLKSGSGEAVVTSAGGLPHLGGLASPPQDGMPVREGPVVQRTWIKHFVDANDMMTGDTTVYKEIVPTRWAGFDGGDPAGTQQGVYPHRSVETKVSAAPKAETDVSQRTDFIQPGSMTSANESSPGSSMPNSMPQ